A single genomic interval of Porphyromonas sp. oral taxon 275 harbors:
- the ung gene encoding uracil-DNA glycosylase — MNVRIEASWREALAAEFDKLYFGILTDRIRSEYQSGHAIYPPAGQIFRALDLCPLDRVRVVILGQDPYHGAGQAEGLAFSVPHGIAVPPSLVNIKQEIADDLGRPSIITGGELLPWVEQGVLLLNTTLTVRSGEAASHQGLGWETFTDAVIQLVSQRCDHVVFLLWGSPARRKAAMIDATRHCILEAPHPSPLSAHRGFFGCRHFSRANAYLQQQGLAPIQW; from the coding sequence ATGAACGTCCGTATCGAAGCCAGCTGGCGCGAGGCCCTCGCCGCCGAGTTCGACAAGCTCTACTTCGGCATCCTCACCGACAGGATACGCAGCGAGTACCAGAGCGGTCACGCCATCTACCCACCCGCAGGGCAGATCTTCCGCGCCCTCGACCTCTGTCCCCTCGATCGGGTACGCGTCGTCATCTTAGGCCAAGACCCCTACCACGGCGCGGGCCAAGCCGAGGGTCTCGCCTTCTCCGTCCCCCATGGCATCGCTGTGCCGCCGAGCCTGGTGAACATCAAGCAAGAGATCGCCGACGACCTCGGCCGCCCCTCCATCATCACCGGCGGCGAGCTCCTACCCTGGGTGGAGCAGGGCGTACTGCTGCTCAATACCACGCTCACCGTCCGCTCGGGCGAGGCCGCCTCCCATCAGGGGCTGGGCTGGGAGACCTTCACCGACGCCGTCATCCAGCTGGTCAGCCAGCGCTGCGACCATGTCGTCTTCCTCCTCTGGGGTAGCCCCGCTAGGCGTAAGGCCGCTATGATCGACGCCACGCGCCACTGCATTCTGGAGGCGCCGCACCCCTCGCCGCTGTCGGCGCACCGCGGCTTCTTCGGCTGCCGCCACTTCTCCCGCGCCAATGCCTACCTCCAGCAGCAGGGCCTTGCCCCTATCCAGTGGTAG
- a CDS encoding aspartate ammonia-lyase, with the protein MATSVQDFRIESDLIGERQISNDKLYGVQTLRGVENFNISAFHLSDYPLFIHGLAWTKEAAAIANHRLGLLSDQQKDAIVTACHELLEGKHHDQFPVDMIQGGAGTTTNMNANEVICNRALELMGHAKGEFKYLSPNDHVNGSQSTNDAYPTAIHLGLYASHLKLRPHFIQLIEALEAKSRQFAHVVKMGRTQLQDAVPMTLGQTFGGFASILRHEIANLDYAAQQFLAINMGATAIGTGISSEPEYADYCTAAMAEITGWPITRTDDFVGATSDTSEMIGYSSALRRIAVKVNKICNDLRLLSSGPRCGLGEINLPAMQPGSSIMPGKVNPVIPEVMSQVCYKVMGNDLCVTMAGDASQMELNAMEPVMAQCCFESIDLMIQGFDTLRTLCIEGITANEETCRSYVRNSIGIVTALNPIIGYKNSTKIAKEALETGRSVYDLVIEHGILTQEDLDKVLAPENMIQPVRLDIKPLK; encoded by the coding sequence ATGGCTACATCAGTCCAGGACTTTCGCATAGAAAGTGATCTGATCGGCGAACGCCAGATCAGCAACGACAAGCTCTATGGCGTGCAGACGCTCCGTGGAGTAGAGAACTTCAACATCAGCGCCTTCCACCTCTCTGACTACCCGCTCTTCATCCACGGCCTCGCGTGGACGAAGGAGGCCGCGGCGATTGCCAACCACCGCCTCGGCCTGCTGAGCGACCAGCAGAAGGACGCCATCGTCACCGCCTGTCACGAGCTCCTCGAGGGCAAGCACCACGACCAGTTCCCCGTGGACATGATCCAGGGCGGGGCGGGCACGACGACCAATATGAACGCCAATGAGGTCATCTGCAACCGTGCCCTCGAGCTGATGGGGCACGCCAAGGGCGAGTTCAAGTACCTCTCGCCCAATGACCATGTCAACGGCTCGCAGTCGACCAACGACGCTTACCCCACGGCCATCCACCTCGGCCTCTATGCCTCGCACCTCAAGCTGCGCCCGCACTTCATCCAGCTCATCGAGGCGCTGGAGGCTAAGTCCCGCCAGTTCGCCCACGTGGTGAAGATGGGCCGTACGCAGCTGCAGGACGCTGTGCCCATGACGCTGGGGCAGACCTTCGGCGGCTTCGCCTCCATCCTGCGCCACGAGATCGCCAACCTTGACTACGCTGCCCAGCAGTTCCTCGCCATCAACATGGGGGCTACGGCCATCGGCACGGGGATCTCCTCTGAGCCCGAGTACGCCGACTACTGCACGGCCGCTATGGCGGAGATCACGGGCTGGCCTATCACGCGTACGGACGACTTCGTCGGTGCCACGAGCGACACCAGCGAGATGATCGGCTACAGCTCCGCCCTACGCCGCATCGCCGTCAAGGTCAACAAGATCTGTAATGACCTGCGCCTGCTCTCCAGCGGCCCCCGCTGTGGGCTCGGCGAGATCAACCTGCCCGCCATGCAGCCTGGCTCGTCCATCATGCCCGGCAAGGTCAACCCCGTCATCCCCGAGGTCATGAGCCAGGTCTGCTACAAGGTCATGGGGAACGACCTCTGCGTCACCATGGCGGGCGACGCCTCTCAGATGGAGCTCAACGCTATGGAGCCCGTGATGGCTCAGTGCTGCTTCGAGTCCATCGATCTGATGATCCAGGGCTTCGACACGCTGCGTACCCTCTGCATCGAGGGCATCACGGCCAATGAGGAGACCTGCCGCAGCTATGTGCGCAACAGCATCGGTATCGTCACCGCCCTCAACCCCATCATCGGCTACAAGAACTCCACCAAGATCGCCAAGGAGGCCCTCGAGACGGGGCGTAGCGTCTACGACCTGGTCATCGAGCACGGCATCCTTACCCAGGAGGATCTGGACAAGGTGCTGGCGCCTGAGAACATGATCCAGCCCGTGCGCCTCGACATCAAGCCGCTCAAGTAG
- the thiS gene encoding sulfur carrier protein ThiS — protein MQITVNGEPHQLPTPLSLREALDSLGLTLPTHAALALNERVVPRSALDSTQLQAGDALLIIQPTFGG, from the coding sequence ATGCAGATCACCGTCAACGGCGAGCCCCACCAGCTCCCCACTCCCCTCAGCCTCCGTGAGGCCCTCGACAGCCTCGGCCTCACCCTCCCGACACACGCCGCCCTCGCCCTCAACGAGCGGGTCGTCCCCCGCAGCGCCCTCGACAGCACGCAGCTCCAGGCGGGCGACGCGCTCCTCATCATCCAGCCCACCTTCGGCGGATAG
- a CDS encoding PepSY domain-containing protein produces the protein MQIRTFMIKTHRLLGAVMSVFFVAWFLSGIVLIYKPYPKYTQDEALAHSARIPEALPSTDSLAAVLRARGMDTLQLSSLSLQGGSYADSRARLVLQPEEGERAELAFDGDSLRSLVLDRAYLEDIASRWGQRIERIDTIQELDQWVPFGRLRAELPFYRLLLTGGAGHEVYVSSLTGRVLQESTRVERAWAWAGAIPHWIYFTWIRSQQELWRWVIIVLGALGTMMAVTGFYIGISYYRMRGRRKGSKLYSPFTKKRYQWHHAFGTVGGLLTITWVLTGLLSVVHYPHTETEEYAVERLEGAPLRLEAYRTDLEALRQAEPELRRLSFYSWGDIPLLQAEGGEEVHYYDARSAQPRRLELTEAEITGELQKVFGAEHQYRRDFLQEYDSYYIDRARKLPLPVWRIAIDTKEHHSYYVSPERGRGRLIADNERIDAWMFSKLHRLQFAKLVAQPWLWTVVMWAFLLIGTITSVTGLWMTGDYLKRLWRKRRRRP, from the coding sequence ATGCAGATCCGTACATTCATGATCAAGACGCACCGCCTGCTGGGGGCGGTGATGAGCGTCTTCTTTGTCGCGTGGTTCCTCTCAGGGATCGTGCTCATCTACAAGCCTTACCCGAAGTACACTCAGGACGAAGCGCTGGCCCATAGCGCACGTATCCCTGAGGCGCTGCCCAGCACGGACAGCCTCGCGGCCGTCCTTAGGGCGCGGGGGATGGACACACTGCAGCTCTCGAGCCTAAGCCTGCAGGGGGGCAGCTATGCCGACAGTCGTGCACGGCTCGTACTGCAGCCCGAGGAAGGCGAACGCGCGGAGCTGGCCTTCGACGGTGACAGCCTCCGCAGCCTCGTCCTCGACCGCGCCTACCTCGAGGACATCGCCAGCCGCTGGGGGCAGCGCATCGAGCGCATCGACACGATCCAGGAGCTGGACCAGTGGGTACCCTTCGGTCGTCTGCGGGCGGAGCTCCCCTTCTACCGCCTTCTACTCACGGGGGGCGCAGGGCACGAGGTCTATGTCTCGAGCCTCACGGGGCGCGTACTGCAGGAGTCCACACGCGTGGAGCGAGCCTGGGCCTGGGCAGGGGCGATCCCGCACTGGATCTACTTCACCTGGATCCGCAGCCAGCAGGAGCTGTGGCGCTGGGTCATCATCGTCCTCGGTGCGCTGGGCACGATGATGGCGGTGACGGGCTTCTACATCGGCATCTCCTACTACCGTATGCGGGGGCGGAGGAAGGGCAGCAAGCTCTATTCGCCCTTTACGAAGAAGCGCTACCAGTGGCACCACGCCTTCGGCACCGTGGGCGGACTACTCACCATCACCTGGGTGCTGACAGGGCTGCTGTCGGTGGTGCACTACCCACACACCGAGACCGAAGAGTACGCCGTGGAGCGCCTCGAGGGGGCGCCGCTTCGCCTGGAGGCCTACCGCACCGATCTGGAGGCGCTGCGACAGGCTGAGCCCGAGCTGCGCCGCCTCAGCTTCTACTCCTGGGGCGACATCCCCCTGCTGCAGGCCGAGGGAGGCGAAGAGGTGCACTACTACGATGCCCGCAGCGCGCAGCCCCGCCGTCTAGAGCTCACCGAGGCCGAGATCACGGGCGAGCTGCAGAAGGTCTTCGGCGCGGAGCACCAGTACCGACGCGACTTCCTCCAGGAGTACGACAGCTATTATATAGATCGCGCGCGTAAGCTGCCGCTGCCCGTCTGGCGCATCGCCATCGACACCAAGGAGCACCACAGCTACTACGTCTCGCCCGAGCGCGGACGCGGTAGGCTCATCGCCGACAACGAGCGGATCGACGCCTGGATGTTCTCCAAGCTGCACCGCCTGCAGTTCGCGAAGCTCGTCGCGCAGCCCTGGCTGTGGACGGTAGTGATGTGGGCCTTCCTCCTCATCGGTACGATCACCTCCGTGACGGGCCTATGGATGACGGGCGACTACCTCAAGCGGCTCTGGAGGAAGCGCCGCCGTAGACCCTAG
- a CDS encoding HAD family phosphatase, with protein sequence MSHSHQITFLRSLSTEEQHQLAELCRPLGEAVLQPLRTAPELHRLQLELDAAEGAQERAERRRLLECLLPWARGRSLPFYYPSSEAVRPIRRVAFDLDGTLIRDELMVLLAGQRGCGEEMQQLTEAAMCGARPFRESFVARSQLLLGLSEAELLRPLAQLSFAPDAAELIAQLQQRGLELCLITGAYEPLAAALGAQLGLPLGCASAVRMEGGRLAGLIEEAIVDAEAKARYLEAWAGCELHATLALGDGANDIHMLSTAGHALHYSCIAPSAPSFIHLLELLQRLSHIL encoded by the coding sequence ATGTCCCATAGCCATCAGATCACCTTCCTCCGTAGCCTCAGCACCGAGGAGCAGCATCAGCTCGCGGAGCTCTGCCGTCCCCTCGGGGAGGCAGTGCTCCAGCCCCTACGCACTGCCCCCGAGCTCCATAGGCTGCAGCTCGAGCTGGATGCTGCCGAAGGTGCGCAGGAGCGGGCCGAGCGCCGCCGCCTGCTGGAGTGCCTCCTGCCCTGGGCACGCGGGCGCTCGCTGCCCTTCTACTACCCCAGCTCAGAGGCCGTGCGGCCGATCCGACGTGTGGCCTTCGACCTCGACGGCACACTCATCCGAGACGAACTCATGGTACTGCTGGCGGGGCAGAGGGGATGCGGCGAGGAGATGCAGCAGCTCACCGAGGCCGCCATGTGCGGCGCGCGTCCGTTCCGCGAGAGCTTCGTAGCACGCAGCCAGCTGCTCCTCGGCCTCAGCGAGGCGGAGCTACTGCGGCCGCTCGCTCAGCTGAGCTTCGCCCCCGATGCCGCCGAGCTCATCGCGCAGCTCCAGCAGCGGGGGCTCGAGCTCTGCCTCATCACGGGCGCCTACGAGCCTCTAGCGGCCGCCCTCGGCGCGCAGCTCGGCCTCCCGCTCGGCTGCGCCAGTGCCGTACGTATGGAGGGCGGGCGCCTGGCAGGACTCATCGAGGAGGCCATCGTCGACGCCGAGGCCAAGGCGCGCTACCTCGAGGCCTGGGCGGGCTGCGAGCTGCACGCCACGCTCGCCCTAGGGGACGGTGCCAACGATATCCACATGCTCTCCACCGCGGGCCACGCCCTGCACTACAGCTGTATAGCGCCCTCCGCACCCTCATTTATCCACCTGCTGGAGCTCCTCCAGCGCCTTAGCCACATCCTATGA
- the trxB gene encoding thioredoxin-disulfide reductase: MNREHRRSLIIGSGPAGYTAAIYAGRANLAPLLYEGIQPGGQLTQTTEVENFPGYPEGVTGPVLMQDLRKQAERFGTEVRSGLATKVDLSQRPYVVTFSDGVEVEADTIIISTGASAKYLGLEDETKYAGMGVSACATCDGFFYRGKTVAVVGGGDTACEEALYLAGLASKVYMIVRKDHLRASDIMRQRVEQHERITILYEHNTVGLFGDNGVEGAHLVKRLGQPDEEHVDIAIDGFFLAIGHHPNSELFADYLDLDETGYIITEGATPRTKVPGVFAAGDVADPLYRQAITAAASGCKAAMEAERYLNDQGLL, translated from the coding sequence ATGAATAGAGAACATCGTCGCAGCCTGATCATTGGCTCAGGCCCAGCAGGCTACACCGCCGCCATCTATGCGGGACGCGCCAACCTCGCACCCCTCCTCTATGAGGGCATACAGCCCGGCGGCCAGCTCACACAGACCACAGAGGTGGAGAACTTCCCCGGCTACCCCGAGGGCGTCACGGGCCCCGTACTGATGCAGGACCTGCGCAAGCAGGCCGAGCGCTTCGGCACTGAGGTACGCTCGGGTCTGGCCACCAAGGTAGACCTCTCCCAGCGCCCCTATGTCGTGACCTTCAGCGACGGCGTAGAGGTCGAGGCTGACACGATCATCATCTCCACGGGAGCCTCCGCTAAGTACCTCGGCCTCGAGGATGAGACGAAGTACGCCGGTATGGGCGTCTCGGCCTGCGCTACCTGTGACGGCTTCTTCTACCGCGGCAAGACGGTCGCCGTCGTCGGTGGTGGCGACACCGCCTGCGAGGAGGCGCTCTATCTGGCAGGCCTCGCGTCCAAGGTCTACATGATCGTGCGCAAGGACCACCTCCGTGCCTCGGACATCATGCGCCAGCGCGTCGAGCAGCACGAGCGTATCACCATCCTCTACGAGCACAATACGGTGGGGCTCTTCGGGGACAATGGTGTCGAGGGGGCCCACCTCGTCAAGCGCCTCGGCCAGCCCGATGAGGAGCACGTGGATATCGCTATCGACGGCTTCTTCCTGGCAATCGGTCACCACCCCAACTCCGAGCTCTTCGCCGACTACCTCGACCTCGACGAGACGGGCTACATCATCACTGAGGGCGCTACCCCACGTACCAAGGTGCCTGGCGTCTTCGCTGCTGGGGACGTCGCCGACCCGCTCTACCGCCAGGCGATCACCGCTGCGGCCTCGGGCTGCAAGGCAGCTATGGAGGCCGAGCGCTACCTCAACGATCAGGGCCTCCTCTAG
- a CDS encoding RNA polymerase sigma factor, giving the protein MDVLQIQKDLIGMQDYMKNFARSLTKDEADAEDLTQDTTLRVLNNYDKFVDNVNFKGWVLKIMRNIFINNYHKLVRTQELIDYNVDAYNVPLMSDGGENTPEGSMDIKEITEAISALQPTLKEPFSMYVSGYKYSEIAETLGIPLGTVKSRIFFARQELQRKLRDLR; this is encoded by the coding sequence ATGGACGTACTCCAGATACAAAAGGACCTCATCGGGATGCAGGACTATATGAAGAACTTCGCACGTAGCCTCACCAAGGACGAGGCCGATGCTGAGGACCTGACCCAGGACACGACGCTGCGCGTGCTGAACAACTATGATAAGTTCGTCGACAACGTCAACTTCAAGGGCTGGGTGCTGAAGATCATGCGCAACATCTTCATCAATAACTACCACAAGCTCGTACGTACACAGGAGCTCATCGACTATAATGTGGACGCCTACAACGTGCCCCTGATGAGCGACGGCGGGGAGAACACCCCCGAGGGCTCTATGGACATCAAGGAGATCACAGAGGCCATCTCGGCTCTACAGCCGACGCTCAAGGAACCCTTCTCCATGTACGTCTCAGGCTATAAGTACAGCGAGATCGCCGAGACCCTCGGTATACCTCTGGGCACGGTCAAGAGCCGTATCTTCTTCGCCCGCCAGGAGCTCCAGCGCAAGCTGCGCGACCTGCGCTAG